The Setaria viridis chromosome 9, Setaria_viridis_v4.0, whole genome shotgun sequence sequence TACTCCTTGCTCGCGGCACGATCACACACTCCACACATCACCAATGGCTGCAAAGCTCGCCCTCTTCCTGGCCCTGAGCctcctcttcgccgccgccgcgcacggaTGCGCACCCTACTGCCCCGGCCCAGTCGTCCCGACGCCGTcccacggccacggcgggcgcTGCCCGATCGACGCGCTGAAGCTGAGGGTGTGCGCTAACGTTCTGGGCCTCGTCAAGGTCGGCCTGCCCCAATACGACCAGTGCTGCCCCCTGCTGCAGGGGCtcgtcgacctcgacgccgccgtctgCCTCTGCACCGCGATTAAGGCCGATGTCCTCGGCATCCACCTCAACGTGCCCGTCAGCCTCAACCTCATCCTCAACAAGTGCGGCAAGATTTGCCCGGCCGACTTCACCTGCCCTCAGTAAGTTGACCCAGGAGACAGGAGCTAATCTTGCTAAAGCACGCTCCGAATGTGCGCTTGTACTCTTCCTCGCGTTTCCACATGGTGAATTGCTTGCAGCAACGACCCCGTTGTTGCACGATCGAA is a genomic window containing:
- the LOC117841091 gene encoding cortical cell-delineating protein — encoded protein: MAAKLALFLALSLLFAAAAHGCAPYCPGPVVPTPSHGHGGRCPIDALKLRVCANVLGLVKVGLPQYDQCCPLLQGLVDLDAAVCLCTAIKADVLGIHLNVPVSLNLILNKCGKICPADFTCPQ